From the Brachybacterium sillae genome, the window GGTGGGCGATCGCCAGCGACGAGGCGACGTCGCCTCCGGAGTGACCGCCCATGCCGTCCGCGACCACTAGGAGGTGGCTGCCGGCGTAGGCGGAGTCCTGGTTGTTGGAACGGACCAGGCCGATGTCGGAGCGGGCGGCGTAGCGCAGGGCGTAGGTCATCGCGGTCCCCGCCTCAGCTCGATCTCGGTGCGGCCGATGCGCACCTGCGCCCCCGGTTTGAACGGCACCGCCCCCTCGATCCGGCGCCCGGAGACCATCGTGCCGTTGGTGGAACCGAGGTCCTCGACGTACCAGTCCTCCCCCTGCCGGTACACGCGCGCGTGACGGTTGGAGGCGTAGTCGTCATCGAGCACCAGCGTGCATTCCGGAGCGCGACCGATCAGCACCGGGGTGGATCCGAGGGTGAGGGTGGTGCCGCGCAGCGGGCCGGCCGTGACCACCAGTGCCGTCGCGATCGGCGCGGGCGGGGCGGGAGCGGTGCCGGCCGGGCGCTGCTCGCGGCGCGGATCGGGCCGCGAGGCTCGGGTGACGACCGTGGTGCCAAACAGGTCACTGCGCAGCACCAGCAGGGCGGCGATCACGAACAGCCACAGGCCGACCACGAAGCCAAGCCGCAGGATGATGAGGGTGAGCTCGCTCATCGGGCCTCAGAGGTCCGGGGTCGCGGGCAGGGTCACGGTCAGGCGCGTGCGGCCGATCCGCAGCACGGAGCCGTCGCGCACCACCGCGGGGGTGTGGATGCGTTCGCCGTCGACCCAGGTGCCGTTGGTGGAGCCGAGGTCGGTGGCGACCATGGTGCCGTCACCGGCGGTGCGCAGCTCGACGTGGTGCCGGGAGACGCCGGTGTCGTCGAGGATGATGTCGGCGTCCCCGCCGCGGCCCAGCACCGTGACCTCGCCGGTGAGCAGGTACTGCTGGCCGTCGATCTCGACGATCGGGTGACCGACGCTGCCGCCGGTGGCGGGGGCGGCGCTGCCGCGCTCGGTGCGCGACTCGGTCTCGAAGCGACCGGCGCGCACCTCGTCGTCGCGCTCGATGGTGACGCTGACGGGACCGGCGAGCAGGTAGCTGTTGTGCTCGGCGTGCTCGACCAGGGCCCGCTCCAGTTCCTCGACCAGGGTGTCCTGCCAGGAGGCGAAGCGCTCCAGATCGGCGCCATGGAGGTACACCACGTAGGTGTTGGGTGCGAGGGTGCGGTCGCGGTCGAGGACCTGGATCTGGTCGTCGCACTCACGGCGCAGGCCCTGGGCGAGGTCCAGCGGTTTGAGCTGGCCCCGGCCGGGGGAGAACACGCTCGTCACGCCGCGGTCGAGGCCGCGCTCGAGCCGGTCGAGGATTCCCACGGTCTGCCTCCGGTGTCGCTGGGGGTCGACGCGGCCCGGGTGGGCGGACGCGTCACCGGTCCAATCTACCGCGACCCCTCCGCCGTACCCCGGGTGGGGCGGCGAAGGGGTCGCGGGAGTGCTGTGCAGGAGTCGTGAACGCCGTGGGTGGTCGACCGGTCAGTACACCAGCACGCGACGGCCGCTGACGAACCAGTTCAGACGCCACAGGTGGTCGGAGGCCGCCGTCGAGATCCGCGCGCACCCGTGCGAGGCGGGGTACGTCGGGATCGAGCTCGAACCGTGCACGGCCCAGCCCCGGTCGTAGTACGCCGGGCGGTACATCCTGCCGAGGGCAGCGGTGACCCAGCCCTGCTGGAAGCGGAACATGCGGAAGTCGCCGGACGGGGTGGTGGCCGTCTTCCAGCGGCCACCGCTGTAGTACCGCTCGCCGCTGCCGGTGGAGGTGTTCAGGATCCAGCCGAGGCGCCCCTGGGAGGTGCAGATCAGCAGCTGGCGGGACTTGTCGATCTCGATGCCGGTGCCGGAGGTGATGCGCCGCGCGGGAACGATGCCGCGGTCGAGGACGGCCCAGGTCTTCGGGCCGACGACGCCGTCGCGGCCGAGACCGGCCGCCTTCTGCAGCGCCCAGACGGCCTGCTGGGTGAGATGGCCGAAGGTGCCGTCGGGGGTGCCGCACCAGAACCGCAGGGCGTTCAGGCGCTTCTGCAGGGTCGTGACGGCGGTGCCCTTCATGCCGCGCTTGAGGGTGGGGCCACCGGCGAGCACCGGCACCGTCGCCCCGGAGGTCAGGGCGGCGCCGAGAACCAGGCCGCCGACGCCCAGGGCGCGACGGCTGAGCAGGGGCTGCTCGGTGGTGCCGTCGGCGGTCGGGCCGGTGACCGGCAGCAGCGGAACGGGCGTCATGACGGATCTCCCCCTCGGAGGTCGTGATGTCGGGACGACGCGCCCGGTACCCGTGATTGGTAGGGGCGTGGCAAGATCATTACCTGTTCTTGGGGGAAGTGCAAGGACCTCCCCCGGTGCGTGCGATCGTACGGGGGTGGACACTGCCGACACCTCTCAGCTGACCTGTGCCGTTCCTCTCGTGGGCCATGCCCTCGGCGTCACCGACGCCGACGGCACCCTCCACCTGGAGGGTCCCGTCGAGCAGGTCTTCCCCCTGGCCAGCGTCAGCAAACCGATCGCCGCCCTCGGGGTGCTGCGTGCCGTCGCCCTGGAGCAGCTGAGTCTGGAGGACCCCGCGGGTCCGGAGGGATGCACGGTGCGGCATCTGCTCGCGCATGCGGCGGGCCTGGCCTTCGATGCCCCGACCGTGCTGGCCGCCCCCGGGGCGCGCCGCATGTATTCCAATGCGGGCTTCGAGATCCTCGGCCGACACCTGGAGGAGTCCACCGGATACGAACCGGGGGAGTGGGTCCATGACCAGGTGGCCGAGCCCCTGGGCC encodes:
- a CDS encoding FHA domain-containing protein FhaB/FipA, translated to MSELTLIILRLGFVVGLWLFVIAALLVLRSDLFGTTVVTRASRPDPRREQRPAGTAPAPPAPIATALVVTAGPLRGTTLTLGSTPVLIGRAPECTLVLDDDYASNRHARVYRQGEDWYVEDLGSTNGTMVSGRRIEGAVPFKPGAQVRIGRTEIELRRGPR
- a CDS encoding FhaA domain-containing protein produces the protein MGILDRLERGLDRGVTSVFSPGRGQLKPLDLAQGLRRECDDQIQVLDRDRTLAPNTYVVYLHGADLERFASWQDTLVEELERALVEHAEHNSYLLAGPVSVTIERDDEVRAGRFETESRTERGSAAPATGGSVGHPIVEIDGQQYLLTGEVTVLGRGGDADIILDDTGVSRHHVELRTAGDGTMVATDLGSTNGTWVDGERIHTPAVVRDGSVLRIGRTRLTVTLPATPDL
- a CDS encoding L,D-transpeptidase family protein encodes the protein MTPVPLLPVTGPTADGTTEQPLLSRRALGVGGLVLGAALTSGATVPVLAGGPTLKRGMKGTAVTTLQKRLNALRFWCGTPDGTFGHLTQQAVWALQKAAGLGRDGVVGPKTWAVLDRGIVPARRITSGTGIEIDKSRQLLICTSQGRLGWILNTSTGSGERYYSGGRWKTATTPSGDFRMFRFQQGWVTAALGRMYRPAYYDRGWAVHGSSSIPTYPASHGCARISTAASDHLWRLNWFVSGRRVLVY